GGCCTTGAGGTCCACGCCCTGGTCCTTCTTGAACTCGCCGATGATGTAGTCGATGATGCGCTGGTCGAAATCCTCACCACCCAGGAAGGTGTCGCCGTTGGTGGCCAGTACCTCGAACTGCTTCTCGCCGTCGACGTCGGCGATCTCGATCACCGACACGTCAAACGTGCCGCCGCCCAGGTCGTAGACGACGATCTTGCGGTCGCCCTTGCCCTGCTTGTCCAGGCCGAAGGCGAGCGCCGCGGCCGTGGGTTCGTTGATGATGCGCTTGACTTCCAGGCCGGCGATGCGCCCGGCGTCCTTGGTCGCCTGGCGCTGGCTGTCGTTGAAGTAGGCGGGGACCGTGATGACGGCCTCGGTCACCGGCTCGCCCAGGTAGTCCTCGGCGGTCTTCTTCATCTTGCGCAGGGTCTCGGCGCTGATCTGCGGCGGCGCGAGCTTCTGGTCGCGCACCTGCACCCAGGCGTCGCCGTTGTCGGCCTTGATGATGGCAAAGGGTGCCAGGCCCAGGTCCTTCTGCACTTCCTTGTCGTCGTACTTGCGCCCGATCAGGCGCTTGACGGCGTAGATCGTGTTCTTGGGGTTGGTCACGGCCTGGCGCTTGGCGCTGGCGCCAACGAGGATCTCGCCGTCGTCCTGGTAGGCGACGATGGAGGGCGTGGTGCGCGCGCCCTCGCTGTTCTCGATCACGCGCGTGGCATTGCCTTCCATGATGGCCACGCAGCTATTGGTCGTGCCCAGGTCGATGCCGATGATCTTTCCCATGTTCTTCTCCGTAATGTGTCAAGACTGATGCTGTGCTACGTGCGGTTCACGCGGCTGAATTCAAGTGCCGGCGGCGCCCGCCCTAGGGGCTGCCGGCCACGGTCACGAGCGCCGGGCGCAGCACGCGATCGAAGATCAGGTAGCCCTTTTGCAGCACGCTCACGACGGTGTTGGCTTCTTGCTCGGAAGGCACGACGCTGATGGCCTGGTGCTGGTGCGGGTCGAACTTTTCGCCCGCCGCCGGATTGACCACCACCACCTTGTTGCGCTCCAGCGCGGACACCAGCTGGCGCAAGGTGGCCTCGCTGCCCTCGCGCAGCTGCCCGGCGCTGGCGTTTTCTATGGCCAGGGCCGCGTCCAGGCTGTCGCATACCGGCAGCAGGTTCTCGGCGAAGCTCTCGATGCCGAATTTGCGCGCCTTGGCAACGTCTTCCTCGGCGCGGCGGCGGACGTTTTCCGCTTCGGCCTTGGCGCGCAGGAACTGGTCCGCGAGCTCGGCGCTCCTGGCCTTGAGTTCGGCCAGCTCGTTTTGCAGGCGGGCGATTTCATCGTGCGTGTCGGCGGCCATGGCGGACTGTGTGTCGTCCAGATCGGCATCGCGCGAGGGGGGAGTGGTTGGGTGGTCGGACATGTCTGAAAAACGCTGTGTGGTTCGTGTGGGAACGTGTTCGAGAGCAGGCGCCATGCATCTGGGGACGGCGCGCCGGCTTTCAAGGCGCCGGCGCCGCGAACGCCACCCCCCCGGGCGCGCGAAGGCGTGAGTGTACCCAGACGGCTTTCGCTTCTATAATCGCGGGTTTCCTTGCCACACCGCACATGACGACGCAGCGGGTGGCTTTCAACCACAAGGAGGTTGCATGCGTCACTATGAAATCGTCTTGCTCATCCATCCGGACCAGAGCGAGCAGGTGCCGGCGATGCTCGAGCGCTACAAGGGCATGATCACCGCAGGCGGTGGTCAGGTGCACCGCGTGGAAGACTGGGGCCGCCGCCAACTGGCCTACATGATCAGCAAGCTGGCCAAGGCGCACTACCTGTGCCTGAACATCGAGGCCGACCAGGCCGTGATGGCCGAACTGGAGCACGCCTTCAAGTTCAACGACGCGGTGCTGCGCCACCTCACGGTGCAGAAGACCAAGGCCGAAACCACGCCGTCGCTGATGATGAAGACCGTGGAGCGCGAAGAAGCCCGCAAGGCCAGCCAGGCCGAAGCGGCAGAGCGCTGAGCGCACGGCCGTGCCCCCAACGGGAGGTGACACCACCCTCAATCGCCTGCAGCTGACGGCGAGCGTGGCGCAACTGCAGCCGCTGCGCCATACGCCGGCCGGCCTGCCTGCGCTGGACGTGAGTCTGGCCCATGCGTCCACCCAGGACGAAGCCGACGGGCAGCGGCAGGTGGCCGTGACGCTCCGGGCCGTGGCCTTCGGCACGCTGGCCGAGCGGCTTGCCAGGCAGGCGCTGGAGAGCCTCTGGGATTTCCAGGGATTCCTGGCCCAGGCGCGCAACGGCAAGGGCGTGGTGTTTCACATCCAGGCGTTTCAACCCCATTAGTTTTTCAAAAAGGTTCCGAGCATGTTCAGGAAATTCAACAAGGGCGGCAAGGGCGGCAAGCGCAACAGCCAGTCGCTGCTGTTCAAGCGCAAGCGTTTCTGCCGCTTCACCGTGGCCGGTGTCGAGGAGATCGACTACAAGGACATCGACACGCTGCGCGACTTCATCGCCGAAAACGGCAAGATCATTCCCGCGCGCCTGACCGGCACGCGCGCCATCTACCA
This portion of the Comamonas flocculans genome encodes:
- the grpE gene encoding nucleotide exchange factor GrpE, which gives rise to MSDHPTTPPSRDADLDDTQSAMAADTHDEIARLQNELAELKARSAELADQFLRAKAEAENVRRRAEEDVAKARKFGIESFAENLLPVCDSLDAALAIENASAGQLREGSEATLRQLVSALERNKVVVVNPAAGEKFDPHQHQAISVVPSEQEANTVVSVLQKGYLIFDRVLRPALVTVAGSP
- the rpsF gene encoding 30S ribosomal protein S6; amino-acid sequence: MRHYEIVLLIHPDQSEQVPAMLERYKGMITAGGGQVHRVEDWGRRQLAYMISKLAKAHYLCLNIEADQAVMAELEHAFKFNDAVLRHLTVQKTKAETTPSLMMKTVEREEARKASQAEAAER
- the priB gene encoding primosomal replication protein N; translated protein: MPPTGGDTTLNRLQLTASVAQLQPLRHTPAGLPALDVSLAHASTQDEADGQRQVAVTLRAVAFGTLAERLARQALESLWDFQGFLAQARNGKGVVFHIQAFQPH
- the rpsR gene encoding 30S ribosomal protein S18, whose translation is MFRKFNKGGKGGKRNSQSLLFKRKRFCRFTVAGVEEIDYKDIDTLRDFIAENGKIIPARLTGTRAIYQRQLNTAIKRARFLALLPFTDQHKI